One window of the Rhodothermales bacterium genome contains the following:
- a CDS encoding dynamin family protein yields the protein MPTYTDPRYTALLTDEREALVRLRSLLGRTEEEAQTLRRLDDIVDNLDALFLLVVVGEFNAGKSSVINALFGEKIMEEGPIPTTAKVTVIRHGEARMDRQVSEFLVERRHPSPLLRSMNLVDTPGTNSIVREHETITENFIPRADLVLFVTSYDRPLSESERAFLSFIRDAWGKRLVFVVNKVDLARTEAMLQQVLEHVAAGCRDVLHFSPPIFPVSAELAYEAKQLPTGPERDERWARSRYGAFEAFIDEILTDTERMALKFNAPLDAGQRLLEHLGARMTARAQVLGEDEANLAQLDQHMAAARSELTEGYTRRLTEVDNLFLQMEKRGVQFLEDTIRISKIGMLKNRDLFKEEFGRQVIQDTDQQIEAQVTQAVDALLKQALNLWNQTLNEFADRVRRVAGPTNSQRGAFFYNREELFHGIMREAGRKIELYNLREEARRILENARNAAQMFVGAEAVAVGIGALTTIVISATALDVTGGFIAAGVLAVVGLIFLPRQKRRAIDEFRQRVEALRKDVRHALDEQLGQEVETSLERVHETIRPYSAFVHHERRLVDEVAAEKKAIETRLGELRQRVNRDVGTVGLAS from the coding sequence ATGCCAACCTACACCGACCCCCGTTACACCGCACTGCTCACCGACGAGCGGGAGGCACTGGTTCGTCTTAGGAGCCTGTTGGGGCGCACCGAGGAGGAGGCGCAGACGCTCCGCCGGCTGGACGATATCGTCGACAACCTCGACGCGTTGTTCCTTCTCGTGGTCGTGGGCGAGTTCAACGCCGGGAAGTCCAGCGTGATCAATGCCCTCTTCGGCGAGAAAATCATGGAGGAGGGGCCGATCCCCACCACCGCGAAGGTGACGGTCATCCGCCACGGGGAGGCTCGGATGGACCGCCAGGTTTCCGAGTTCCTGGTCGAGCGCCGGCACCCGTCGCCGCTGCTCCGCAGCATGAACCTGGTGGATACGCCCGGCACCAACTCGATCGTCCGCGAGCACGAAACGATCACGGAAAACTTCATCCCCCGGGCGGACCTCGTGCTGTTTGTCACGTCTTACGACCGCCCGTTGTCCGAGTCGGAGCGCGCTTTCCTGTCCTTCATCCGGGATGCCTGGGGCAAGCGCCTGGTGTTCGTGGTCAATAAAGTGGACCTCGCCCGCACCGAGGCGATGCTCCAGCAAGTGCTCGAACATGTCGCTGCCGGCTGCCGAGATGTCCTGCATTTCTCCCCGCCCATCTTCCCCGTCAGCGCCGAGCTGGCGTACGAGGCGAAACAGCTGCCAACGGGCCCCGAGCGCGACGAGCGGTGGGCCAGAAGCCGCTACGGGGCCTTCGAGGCGTTTATCGACGAGATCCTCACCGACACTGAGCGCATGGCCCTCAAGTTCAACGCCCCGCTCGACGCCGGCCAGCGCCTGCTCGAACACCTCGGCGCCCGGATGACCGCCCGCGCTCAGGTGTTGGGGGAAGACGAAGCCAACCTCGCGCAGCTCGATCAGCACATGGCCGCCGCGCGCTCCGAACTCACCGAGGGCTACACCCGCCGGCTCACGGAAGTGGACAACCTCTTCCTCCAGATGGAAAAACGCGGCGTCCAGTTCCTGGAAGACACGATCCGCATCTCCAAAATCGGGATGCTGAAAAATCGCGACCTGTTCAAGGAGGAGTTCGGCCGGCAGGTCATCCAGGACACCGACCAGCAGATCGAAGCCCAGGTCACCCAGGCCGTCGACGCCCTCCTCAAACAGGCGCTCAACCTCTGGAACCAGACGCTCAACGAATTCGCCGACCGCGTCCGCCGCGTTGCCGGGCCCACGAACTCCCAGCGGGGCGCCTTTTTCTACAACCGCGAAGAGCTGTTCCATGGCATCATGCGCGAGGCCGGCCGCAAGATCGAACTCTATAACCTGCGTGAAGAGGCCCGGCGCATCCTCGAAAACGCCCGCAACGCCGCCCAGATGTTCGTCGGCGCCGAGGCCGTGGCCGTGGGCATCGGCGCGCTCACGACGATCGTCATCAGCGCCACGGCGCTCGACGTGACGGGAGGCTTCATCGCCGCCGGCGTGCTTGCCGTCGTCGGCCTCATCTTCCTCCCGCGCCAGAAACGCCGCGCGATCGACGAGTTTCGGCAACGGGTGGAGGCCCTCCGCAAGGATGTGCGCCACGCCCTCGACGAGCAACTCGGCCAGGAAGTCGAGACTTCCCTCGAACGGGTCCATGAGACCATCCGGCCGTACAGCGCGTTTGTACATCACGAACGCCGGCTGGTAGATGAAGTCGCCGCCGAAAAAAAGGCCATCGAAACACGCCTCGGCGAGCTCCGCCAGCGGGTCAACCGGGACGTCGGAACGGTGGGGCTGGCGTCGTGA
- a CDS encoding pentapeptide repeat-containing protein yields MDSDPNTRGLGRTTPADYDSEPTFFIEISTAELNRLLEEHRAWVDSAGKLGRRANLERANLGGLDLHGVNLSEANLYQANLSKANLQGASLSKANLQGSLLGGANLQKASLWETELQGARLSLANLQGANLTQANLFRANLREASLQKANMSRANLQEARLSLANMQGTNLGRANLHNAILTHAVLHEANLQEANVLGARGLQINQLRGANVSGAELPEGIEKLDWLDHVESASRKASQLYLGMLACCLYTWLGVVSTQDIHLVTRTASAPLPVLGTLIPISGFYLIGPLAVFLLFVFFHLYIQRLWEDLALFPAVFPDGKSVDKKVFPWLMNGLIRSHIPQLEDIPIPFYRLQRGVLLFTAWAVVPLTLLYFMWGYLPRHHGPFTAYHLLLFAASIWLGIAFYKTGATTLRGLKPRPFLWEEARQDQRTRQAVVVLACCGLAWGLLFYGPVELPSVQLASADLRGQNLRGMSLERANLDGADLRGARLQAAHLERATLFSAQLDNADLTATNLQGADLKGATLMGAILLRANLDRADLRGANLDGVNLEGASLTGANLSRANLRDVEGATAVELCKARSMLGAQMDAALVGQVTTACVEVLMGGQEPGN; encoded by the coding sequence ATGGATAGCGACCCCAATACGCGCGGCCTGGGCCGGACGACGCCGGCCGACTACGATTCTGAGCCGACCTTTTTTATCGAGATCTCGACGGCCGAGTTGAATCGGTTGCTCGAGGAGCACCGCGCGTGGGTGGATTCGGCCGGGAAGCTGGGCCGGCGGGCAAATCTGGAGCGGGCGAACCTGGGCGGGCTCGATCTCCACGGCGTCAATCTTTCCGAAGCCAATCTCTACCAGGCCAATCTCTCCAAGGCCAATCTACAGGGCGCTAGCCTGTCGAAGGCGAATCTCCAGGGCAGTCTACTCGGCGGCGCCAACCTGCAGAAGGCGAGTTTGTGGGAAACCGAGTTGCAGGGCGCGCGGCTGTCGCTGGCGAATTTGCAGGGTGCGAATCTGACGCAGGCCAATCTCTTCCGCGCGAACCTGCGGGAGGCAAGCCTCCAGAAGGCGAACATGAGCCGGGCGAATCTACAGGAAGCCCGGTTGTCGCTGGCGAACATGCAGGGCACAAACCTGGGCCGGGCGAACCTTCACAACGCGATCCTCACCCACGCCGTGTTGCACGAGGCCAACTTGCAGGAGGCGAATGTGCTTGGGGCGCGGGGGTTGCAGATCAACCAGCTACGCGGGGCGAACGTGTCGGGCGCGGAGCTGCCGGAAGGGATTGAGAAGCTGGACTGGCTGGACCACGTGGAGTCCGCCTCGCGCAAGGCGAGCCAGCTTTACCTGGGCATGCTGGCGTGTTGCCTGTACACCTGGCTGGGGGTGGTTTCGACGCAAGACATCCACCTGGTCACGCGGACGGCGTCTGCGCCGCTGCCCGTGCTGGGGACGCTGATCCCGATCTCTGGCTTCTACCTGATCGGCCCACTCGCGGTGTTTCTGTTGTTCGTGTTTTTCCACCTGTACATCCAGCGGCTGTGGGAGGACCTGGCCCTGTTCCCGGCCGTCTTCCCGGATGGGAAATCGGTCGACAAGAAGGTGTTTCCCTGGCTCATGAACGGTCTCATCCGTTCGCACATCCCGCAGTTGGAAGATATCCCCATCCCGTTTTACCGGCTCCAGCGGGGCGTGCTGTTGTTTACGGCCTGGGCGGTGGTGCCGTTGACGCTGCTGTATTTCATGTGGGGATATCTTCCCCGGCATCACGGGCCGTTCACGGCGTATCATCTCCTGCTGTTCGCGGCGAGCATCTGGCTGGGCATTGCGTTCTACAAAACGGGCGCAACGACCTTACGGGGGCTGAAGCCGCGGCCGTTTCTGTGGGAAGAGGCCCGGCAGGACCAGCGCACGCGGCAGGCGGTCGTGGTTCTGGCGTGTTGCGGACTGGCCTGGGGTCTGCTGTTTTATGGCCCGGTTGAACTCCCGTCGGTCCAGCTCGCGTCGGCCGATTTGCGCGGCCAGAATCTGCGCGGGATGAGCCTCGAACGGGCGAATCTGGATGGCGCCGACCTGCGCGGCGCGCGCCTGCAGGCGGCGCATCTGGAGCGGGCGACGCTGTTTTCGGCGCAGCTGGATAACGCGGATCTCACGGCGACCAATTTGCAGGGGGCGGATCTGAAAGGTGCTACGTTGATGGGCGCGATCCTCCTTCGGGCCAATTTGGATCGGGCCGATCTGCGTGGTGCGAACCTGGATGGCGTCAACCTGGAGGGCGCGAGCCTCACCGGCGCCAATCTGTCGCGCGCGAACCTGCGGGATGTGGAGGGGGCGACGGCGGTCGAACTCTGTAAGGCCCGCTCGATGCTGGGCGCTCAGATGGACGCGGCGCTCGTGGGCCAGGTGACGACGGCCTGCGTGGAGGTGCTCATGGGTGGCCAGGAGCCGGGGAACTAG